The proteins below come from a single Balaenoptera ricei isolate mBalRic1 chromosome 17, mBalRic1.hap2, whole genome shotgun sequence genomic window:
- the LOC132351969 gene encoding glycine cleavage system H protein, mitochondrial-like produces MALRVAHSVRAAVCSLRAISAPNAPYPPQPWGLRAGAVWALRTGFALLSGRKFTDEHERVTTENGVGTVGSSNFAQEALGDVVYCSLPEVGTKLNKQEEFGALESVKAASELYSPLSGEVTEINEGLAENPGLVNKSCYEDGWLIKMTLSNPSELDELMSEEAYEKYIKSIEE; encoded by the coding sequence ATGGCGCTGCGAGTGGCGCACAGCGTGCGGGCCGCAGTCTGCAGCCTGCGCGCCATCTCTGCGCCCAACGCGCCCTACCCGCCGCAGCCCTGGGGACTGAGGGCGGGCGCCGTCTGGGCGCTGCGCACCGGCTTCGCTCTGCTGTCGGGTCGTAAATTCACAGACGAACATGAACGGGTAACAACAGAAAATGGTGTTGGAACAGTGGGAAGCAGCAATTTTGCACAGGAAGCTTTGGGAGATGTTGTTTACTGTAGTCTGCCTGAAGTTGGGACAAAATTGAACAAACAAGAGGAATTTGGTGCTTTGGAAAGTGTGAAAGCTGCTAGTGAACTCTATTCTCCTCTATCAGGAGAAGTAACTGAAATTAATGAAGGTCTAGCAGAAAATCCAGGGCTTGTCAACAAATCTTGTTATGAAGATGGTTGGCTGATCAAGATGACACTCAGCAACCCTTCAGAACTGGATGAACTAATGAGTGAAGAAGCAtatgagaaatacataaaatctatTGAGGAGTGA